The Saccharomyces mikatae IFO 1815 strain IFO1815 genome assembly, chromosome: 15 DNA window AAGTCCTTGATTCGATCCAGCTTATCCTTAGTGAAAGAACTGGCCTCTTCCATCTTATAAGCTATGTAACTCCCTGCAGCAGCCATACCGCCGCCTACATATATAGGTAGTCGAATAACTCTAGAGATTATTTTGGGAAAGTTTGATATCGACCTCTTGGAAATCGCAAAATGCAGAACATTAGAATTCGTTGCTCCACGGGCATTGCTTATGCGGCTGTGTAAATGAACCAAAGGACTCTTGATATGAGATGAGCCATACAGTATTGCGGGATGTGTGGCAAGCCGTCTTTTCAGAAGCAAAAGCCGTATTGGACTTTTGTTGACGTTCATTAATGTGCTATAGTTTGACACTCTAGGGATGGTCCTTAGTAGAGTCGAATTGCTCATGCTATCAAAGTACTATGGTAGATATATGAGGACTATATGATACGTGTGAATAGAACAAAAAAGCTCAGAAATAAAGGTCAGTTTCCTAGTCAAGAGAAAGCCTTcttcgtttctttttccccTTAAACGATGTTTCTTTACCTAGatgtttatatattatttacaATATCGCTAATATTTGCTTTTGATCGTCAGGGAAAATATTGACAAGTTATGAATTGATCACTGAATACGAAGAGTTAAGAAATGATCCATTGTATAGCAAAATCCTTCCTAGGATAATTCTTTGGAATTCATTTCTCTCAGAGAAGTAGATCAGGTTGGcccaatttttcttgggtCTTTCATGGAAATGGTCTCAGGGgtttagaaaaaaatgttcaaaTGTCTTTTTCGAAGTTCTCTTGCAGTAAAAACTAGCTACTATTCTGTTATTGAGTGACATCTGTGTTGAGCTTTACTTCAATACTAATAAGATGGCAGGGAAAATTTGGCAcgatttcttgaaaattcattatacatattgttattattaagCACAATCAAAATTTGCACTGTGAATGTTCTTTTATGAATAACACAAAACAACAGCTATTGCGAACGTGGTAGACCTGCGTAATCAGATCCAATATCAGCCGATGAGGTCAACCAACCCTCAATTACTCGGATCCTGTCTGGACGTACTTAACATGACGGGTACTCTGGGAAAATTCTCCGCGGTTGCCACCCCTTTTGGAGTGGAAGATTTTTGTACGTACTTTCGTATGATGCAAATTTTTACACGCGTTGAAAAATGTTTCAAAAGCGATGCTACGAAAAAAGACACATGTATCACACCGGAAAAGTTTGCGAGACCTTTTGGATTTTAACTCATTGAGTTGCAGCCCTGTTAGGTTTTCTCAGCAATTGTTCTGTGtcgaaaatttttttcttcttttgtcaaCCAGCACTTGCCTGTTTCATAGTCGTTTTATCTTCAACTTTTGATCGTAGAGCTTTTTTGGAAGTTTACCTACCCTTCACATGACCTAACTCCGTTCAACAGCGAAACTTTTATCCTCTAGAATTCTCATCACTTTTTCTAACTCTTCCTTTTCCCTTTTTACAGTAATTAACTACTGCTATAGTACAATAAATTTTTAACCTTTTTTATATTAGAATCAAGATCAATAAACCAGTATTCATaaggaaaggaaataataaaataaaaatttgttaATACATTAGATTGCAAGGCAGAATAATTTATATCATCTTAAGTGTGTGAATCAATCAAGGACAATTAAGATGACAGCACACCAAATGGACTCGATAGCGTACCCTAGTAGCGTCACCCAGCAATACATACAGCCACAAGGTTTAAGTCTACAGGATATTTCTGTTGTGGAGGATGAAATccaaaataaaatagaaGCTGCCAGGCAGGAGAGTAAACAGCTTCATGCCCAAATAAACAAAGccaaatataaaatacaGGATGCAAGCTTGTTTCAGATGGCTAGGAAAGTTGCATCTTTGGCCAAGAGTAGAATTAACTTAAAACCAAACATGGTTCTAAAAGgtcataataataaaatctCAGACTTTCGCTGGAGTCGAGATTCAAAACGTATTTTGAGTGCAAGCCAAGATGGTTTCATGCTTATATGGGATAGTACTTCAGGATTAAAACAAAATGCTATTCCATTAGATTCCCAGTGGGTTCTCTCTTGCGCTATATCACCATCGAGTAATTTAGTAGCAAGTGCAGGTTTAAACAATAACTGTACGATTTATAGAGTCTCGAAAGAAAACAGAGTGCAACAAAATGTTGCATCTATTTTTAAAGGACATACATGTTATATTTCGGACATTGAATTCACAGACAATGCACATATATTGACAGCAAGTGGGGATATGACATGTGCTTTGTGGGATATACCGAAAGCAAAGAGAGTAAGGGAATATTCAGACCATCTAGGCGATGTTCTAGCACTAGCCATTCCTGAAGAACCAAACTCAGAAATTTCCTCCAATACATTTGCTAGTTGCGGGTCAGATGGGTATACTTACATTTGGGATAATAGATCTCCATCTGCTGTACAAAGTTTTTACGTTAACGATAGCGACATCAATGCACTTCGCTTTTTTAAAGATGGGATGTCAATTGTAACAGGAAGCGACAGCGGTGTAATAAATATGTATGATTTGAGGTCTGATTGCTCTATTGCtactttttctctttttcgAGGTTATGAAGAACGAACTTCTACCCCTACCTATTTAGCAGCTAACATGGAGTATAATACTACACAATCACCACAAACGTTAAAATCAACAAGCTCAAGCTATCTAGATAACCAAGGAGTTGTTTCTTTAGATTTTAGTGCATCTGGAAGGTTAATGTACTCGTGTTATACAGACATTGGTTGTATTGTGTGGGATGTATTGAAGGCAGAGATCGTTGGGAAATTGGAAGGACATGGTGGGAGGGTTACCAATGTACGCTCTAGCCCGGATGGATTAGCTGTATGTACAGGTTCGTGGGACTCGACTATGAAGATCTGGTCTCCAAGTTATTCATAGCTTTTAATTGAAAAGCAATCGCTTGTGATCATTAATGAATGtcattatatacatatacgTACACACCCCCCGGCTCATATTTACATAGAgtaacaacaataacatTGACTTT harbors:
- the STE4 gene encoding G protein subunit beta (similar to Saccharomyces cerevisiae STE4 (YOR212W); ancestral locus Anc_8.631); the protein is MTAHQMDSIAYPSSVTQQYIQPQGLSLQDISVVEDEIQNKIEAARQESKQLHAQINKAKYKIQDASLFQMARKVASLAKSRINLKPNMVLKGHNNKISDFRWSRDSKRILSASQDGFMLIWDSTSGLKQNAIPLDSQWVLSCAISPSSNLVASAGLNNNCTIYRVSKENRVQQNVASIFKGHTCYISDIEFTDNAHILTASGDMTCALWDIPKAKRVREYSDHLGDVLALAIPEEPNSEISSNTFASCGSDGYTYIWDNRSPSAVQSFYVNDSDINALRFFKDGMSIVTGSDSGVINMYDLRSDCSIATFSLFRGYEERTSTPTYLAANMEYNTTQSPQTLKSTSSSYLDNQGVVSLDFSASGRLMYSCYTDIGCIVWDVLKAEIVGKLEGHGGRVTNVRSSPDGLAVCTGSWDSTMKIWSPSYS